A genomic region of Ictidomys tridecemlineatus isolate mIctTri1 chromosome 10, mIctTri1.hap1, whole genome shotgun sequence contains the following coding sequences:
- the LOC101972173 gene encoding putative ribosome biogenesis protein RLP24: MRIEKCYFCSGPIYPGHGMMFVCNDCKVFRFCKSKCHKNFKKKHNPCKVRWTKAFQKAAGKELTVDNSFEFVKRRNEPVKYQRELWNKTIDAMKRVEEIKQKRQAKFIMNRLKKNKELQKVQDIKEVKQNIHLIRAPLAGKEKQLEEKMVQQLQQDVDMEDVS, encoded by the coding sequence ATGCGTATCGAGAAGTGTTATTTCTGTTCAGGGCCCATCTACCCCGGCCACGGCATGATGTTCGTCTGCAATGATTGCAAGGTATTCAGATTCTGTAAATCCAAATGTcataagaactttaaaaagaagcatAATCCTTGCAAGGTCAGGTGGACTAAAGCATTCCAGAAAGCAGCTGGCAAAGAGCTTACAGTGGATAACTCATTTGAATTTGTAAAACGTAGAAATGAACCTGTCAAATACCAGCGAGAACTATGGAATAAAACTATTGATGCAATGAAGAGAGTTGAAGAGATCAAACAGAAACGCCAAGCtaaatttataatgaacagattgaagaaaaataaagagctaCAGAAAGTTCAGGACATTAAAGAAGTCAAGCAAAACATCCATCTTATCCGAGCCCCTCTTGCAGGCAAAGAAAAACAGCTGGAAGAAAAAATGGTACAGCAGTTACAACAGGATGTGGACATGGAGGATGTTTCTTAA